In Yarrowia lipolytica chromosome 1F, complete sequence, a genomic segment contains:
- a CDS encoding uncharacterized protein (Truncated form of YALI0F30987g, similar to uniprot|Q9HDP7 Emericella nidulans Catalase) has protein sequence MMWDYIANNQECCHQIMVLFSDRGTPANYRQMNGYSGHTYKWIKKDGSFNYVQIHMKTDQGIKNLTNDEAVALSGTNPDHAQEDLFNSIKSGSFPSWTCYVQVCTPEQAEKLKWSVFDLTKVWPHDQFPLRRFGKLTLNKNVQNYFAETEQAAFSPSNTVPGWETSADPVLQSRLFSYPDTQRHRLGTNFAQIPVNCPYHAHTPYHRDGQMAVNGNSGSLPNYPSSFEPLQYRQDINLHEKHEKWVGEAVAYQWVVGTDGVDFQQPAELWKVLGKTPDQQEHLVYNIAVSLSGARPEVQDKTFGMFDKVDAHFGKLVRDATLQRSPRSKL, from the coding sequence ATGATGTGGGACTACATTGCCAACAACCAGGAGTGTTGCCACCAGATCATGGTCCTCTTCTCCGACCGAGGTACTCCCGCTAACTACCGACAGATGAACGGTTACTCCGGCCACACCTACAAGTggatcaagaaggatggCTCTTTCAACTACGTCCAGATCCACATGAAGACCGACCAGGGCATCAAGAACCTCACCAATGACGAGGCTGTCGCTCTCTCCGGAACCAACCCCGACCACGCCCAGGAAGACCTcttcaactccatcaagaGTGGCTCTTTCCCCTCTTGGACTTGTTACGTCCAGGTCTGCACCCCCGAGCAGGCTGAGAAGCTCAAGTGGTCCGTCTTTGACCTCACCAAGGTCTGGCCTCACGACCAGTTCCCTCTCAGACGATTCGGTAAGCTCACTCTTAACAAGAACGTCCAGAACTACTTCGCTGAGACCGAGCAGGCTGCCTTCTCTCCCTCCAACACCGTCCCCGGCTGGGAGACCTCGGCCGATCCCGTCCTGCAGTCTCGACTCTTCTCTTATCCCGATACTCAGCGACACCGACTCGGTACCAACTTCGCCCAGATCCCCGTCAACTGTCCCTACCATGCCCATACTCCTTACCACCGAGATGGTCAGATGGCTGTTAACGGCAACTCCGGCTCTCTGCCCAACTACCCCTCTTCTTTCGAGCCCCTGCAGTACCGACAGGACATCAACCTGCATGAGAAGCACGAGAAGTGGGTTGGTGAGGCCGTCGCCTACCAGTGGGTTGTCGGCACCGACGGTGTTGACTTCCAGCAGCCCGCTGAGCTCTGGAAGGTTCTTGGAAAGACCCCAGACCAGCAGGAACACCTTGTTTACAACATCGCTGTCTCTCTGTCCGGTGCTCGACCCGAGGTCCAGGACAAGACCTTTGGCATGTTCGACAAGGTCGATGCTCACTTCGGTAAGCTCGTCCGAGACGCTACTCTTCAGCGATCTCCTCGATCCAAGCTTTAA
- a CDS encoding uncharacterized protein (Compare to YALI0F30965g, no similarity) — protein sequence MEYTEDTKYTQQDTTSFSYRKRIKPKRKTHIIGINTDEVDQEIFSSIEAAQSKLEASNTEAARLEQQIKDIIKQQKDLEGDIADLERENERLLRGRRKTSPRADATAHSFTSTVSGQKSNAEPKTARCHYEDLFSVNIADRMSRSPHRQGWSQDVYVDFKDDDAKRRERAWKQAEFRVPDLSNEVHAPVDAPHRHPPPNRQQVNIKELKAQMGRIIMDSYAPLQKMDKSGVPKNHDETQQTNRLAALEDALRKHREDMNAANIRLRALEEEPFVLYCRRTREPQLEY from the coding sequence ATGGAATATACGGAGGACACAAAATACACCCAACAAGACACCACCTCTTTCAGTTATCGAAAACGTATCAAGCCCAAGCGAAAGACCCATATCATCGGTATCAACACGGATGAGGTTGACCAGGagatcttctccagcattGAAGCTGCACAAAGTAAACTAGAGGCGTCGAACACTGAGGCAGCCAgacttgagcagcagatcaAAGACATTATCAAACAACAGAAGGACCTAGAGGGCGACATTGCTGACCTGGAGAGGGAGAATGAAAGATTGCTACGAGGCAGAAGGAAGACTTCTCCAAGAGCTGACGCTACAGCACACTCCTTCACCTCAACCGTTTCTGGTCAGAAATCAAACGCAGAACCCAAGACTGCGAGATGCCATTACGAAGACTTGTTTTCAGTCAACATTGCCGATCGCATGAGTCGTTCCCCGCACCGACAAGGATGGTCTCAGGATGTGTACGTCGACttcaaggacgacgacgccAAGAGACGCGAGAGAGCTTGGAAGCAGGCGGAATTTCGAGTTCCCGATCTTTCAAATGAGGTTCATGCACCAGTCGACGCACCTCATCGACATCCTCCACCAAACCGACAACAAGTAAACATCAAAGAACTCAAGGCTCAGATGGGCCGTATCATCATGGATAGTTATGCTCCTCTTCAGAAGATGGACAAGTCTGGTGTGCCAAAGAATCATGACGAAACCCAGCAAACCAACCGATTAGCTGCATTGGAAGACGCTTTGAGAAAACACAGAGAAGATATGAACGCTGCCAATATTAGACTAAGGGCacttgaagaagagccctTCGTCTTGTATTGCAGACgcaccagagagccacAGCTAGAGTACTAA
- a CDS encoding uncharacterized protein (Compare to YALI0F30943g, weakly similar to uniprot|P25044 Saccharomyces cerevisiae YDL230w PTP1 protein tyrosine phosphatase, similar to Saccharomyces cerevisiae PTP1 (YDL230W); ancestral locus Anc_2.39): MGHLDFLAMERQLLSYKLPLFRRTFAIMSRSIQESFSLLNQREKDRLKRVSQKEGLANPDRNRYSNIIPWDHTRIKLRTSKDGNNYINANRVTLVAKKNTKTYHKTYIATQGPLRQTAGHFWQMVHDTTTEQGQESDKPTVVIQVTPFEDNHGERCCQYYISRKGQVFEVDGEGDVLTVEVKDNSEVGPTKVTEFLVTKGSTGKVKRVVHYYYPNWADFSAPGVNTDIDDIVKSAGPITDSPPIVHCSAGVGRTGTYIVADFLTTFQKELQGEDIVCSLVDQMRQQRSHMVQTISQYEYLHSLQTELLH; encoded by the coding sequence ATGGGACACCTCGATTTTTTAGCCATGGAAAGGCAGCTTCTATCCTACAAACTACCCCTATTCCGCAGAACATTTGCCATCATGTCCCGATCCATACAGGAGTCGTTCTCGCTCTTGAACCAGCGAGAAAAGGACCGACTGAAACGAGTCAGCCAAAAAGAGGGGCTCGCCAATCCAGACCGCAACAGATACAGCAATATTATACCATGGGATCACACGCGAATCAAGCTCCGCACTAGCAAGGATGGTAACAACTATATCAATGCCAACAGAGTGACCTTGGTGGCAAAAAAGAACACCAAAACCTACCACAAGACTTACATAGCCACCCAGGGACCGTTACGACAGACTGCAGGTCACTTTTGGCAGATGGTGCATGACACAACGACGGAACAGGGACAGGAGAGTGACAAGCCAACTGTGGTGATCCAGGTGACCCCCTTCGAAGACAACCACGGCGAGAGATGCTGTCAGTACTACATTTCGCGGAAGGGCCAAGTTTTCGAGgtggatggagaaggagatgtgCTTACGGTGGAAGTTAAAGATAACAGCGAAGTGGGCCCCACGAAGGTGACTGAATTTCTGGTAACAAAAGGGTCAACTGGAAAGGTTAAGAGGGTTGTTCATTATTACTATCCTAACTGGGCGGACTTTTCCGCTCCTGGAGTCAACACTGATATTGACGATATAGTCAAGTCAGCGGGTCCTATCACAGATAGCCCGCCCATCGTCCACTGTTCAGCTGGTGTCGGAAGAACAGGTACTTACATTGTGGCTGATTTTTTGACCACTTTCCAAAAAGAACTTCAGGGTGAGGATATTGTATGTAGCCTGGTTGATCAGATGAGACAACAGCGAAGCCATATGGTCCAGACTATCTctcagtacgagtatctTCACTCCCTACAGACTGAACTTCTGCATtga
- a CDS encoding uncharacterized protein (Compare to YALI0F30921g, weakly similar to uniprot|Q07660 Saccharomyces cerevisiae YDL231c BRE4, similar to Saccharomyces cerevisiae BRE4 (YDL231C); ancestral locus Anc_2.38) → MQRGRQRREESEDYGAEAISNNPGLRHLTVGHAAGHSHPSSHSSSQSPTTPSFELSPPPPEESSSADKQVRIADEEPNLELVNRRLAERRGRTRNESRSRSRSRRGSRSGERVPRQRSSLHLGDLNVSMPISTGSYGFRPHSPFLTPQGLSGRSRPVSRSGSPTRTPAFTPGHSRHGSRVNIKTVNSTPNMSRSASSARIQRIGSDYFQTLSTRMKRMDHTTAHTEDSELLETYGLEELREGYFDAIFEPARKAEENARMVVLQMREKAQAEANQVKSPIQLFLGMFVSTYHAIRTTLLTKNGITVLKAFLAYFVGFLLCIIHPTARWLGPHCYFLPIATILHHPGRRTGSQIEITVQCIVGQALGMGIGALALYVSDSTTTARKGHGGLLAVAVIPTIAVVSWMRACYIRLYHGFLSMGIALLAMTDIDVSSDFHWRSAWDFGIPYLFGMLLPVVINLLIIPSIGQGDMVTCMADALSCCRDCVHKMMATEPGVGKEAQDALNAQSIALSDIHRNMCNEIMLTTFSKDNVRIVRNLIQTVIGHIRIVDLPCEIFSVNVAAAKEDAEEDYFNQHPHHAIPDMAPKIFELFQEGARDLVLSIMEALTLAEEFIKNIRHPPEEISLKFQKAMTNLQHKMNHLDAQYTKLIVDQQELNISRRAAINALFVQRLSHCGHAVFNLLRHLHGMSLETPHWRLSLPRYPWKRALTWSNTQSLHDRGGKTAGHYFRVKAEVEEIFHRTFNMNTSRHIVREGEKNQKQQMCVNAVDHSDFDAKHGDISSARYKLWKILHRLQRFESKFAVKTTIAVTLLSLPGWLEGHDWYQHYDAFWAPILVLISLHPRAGGNAHDLIVRTVVAIIGAVFGALAAGIWQGHKASPYIMGVFCAVFMIPCLYRFTVSNHPRSGLMGCLSFTIVALGIYTDKLQGPKRWRDANPVTGTWTRALGILIGLWSAILISWILWPFVARTESRVFTADMLGHVSQCYQIVADRYLYHDLDDDPTTLAIELSQIREARMRQGFQAYRELILSTRHEPSLRGDFPIQTYLALFQSCEHVFNRIVEARISSVYFRIYEFDETKETTAHLLSYRRDAIAATIMVLFIIADCYRARRPVPRYLPSSKMARKRLFQTIASLETIMLDESDNETHVQDHEKDAQKMASILAGSRKVGEQPVFQNPFGKTDESGEKEKTEDDVSSPLAGPLHGDSVTERKRKFWTIIHESAFATAFTDISEELEKIVGFSKSALGEET, encoded by the coding sequence ACCCGTCCTCTCACAGCAGTAGTCAAAGCCCCACAACCCCTTCATTTGAGCTATCACCCCCGCCACCAGAAGAAAGCAGCAGCGCCGACAAACAGGTCCGCATAGCCGACGAAGAGCCGAATCTGGAGCTTGTCAACCGACGTCTGgcagagagaagaggaagaacaCGAAACGAAAGTAGAAGCCGCAGCAGAAGCCGCAGAGGATCACGCAGTGGAGAGCGAGTTCCACGCCAACGGTCGTCGTTACACCTCGGCGATCTGAACGTCTCCATGCCTATTTCGACAGGCTCTTATGGATTTAGACCACACTCTCCGTTTTTGACCCCACAGGGTCTCAGTGGAAGAAGTAGACCTGTCAGCAGATCTGGTAGTCCCACTCGTACACCAGCCTTTACACCGGGACATTCACGCCACGGATCGCGCGTCAACATAAAAACTGTGAACTCCACACCCAACATGAGTCGTTCTGCCTCTTCAGCCCGAATCCAGCGGATCGGATCGGACTACTTCCAGACATTATCCACGCGAATGAAGCGAATGGATCACACAACCGCCCATACTGAAGACTCGGAGCTTTTGGAGACATACGGACTGGAAGAACTACGAGAAGGATACTTTGATGCCATCTTCGAGCCGGCAAGAAAAGCGGAGGAAAACGCCAGAATGGTTGTGCTTCAAATGAGGGAGAAGGCACAGGCAGAGGCTAACCAGGTAAAGTCGCCTATTCAGCTATTCCTGGGCATGTTCGTGTCCACCTACCACGCCATTAGAACCACTCTGCTTACCAAGAATGGTATCACGGTCCTGAAGGCGTTCTTGGCCTACTTTGTGGGCTTTCTACTTTGCATTATTCACCCCACAGCGCGTTGGCTTGGTCCGCACTGCTATTTTCTGCCAATAGCCACCATCCTACACCATCCAGGACGTCGCACGGGATCACAGATCGAAATCACCGTTCAATGTATTGTTGGCCAGGCTCTTGGAATGGGTATTGGAGCTCTTGCGCTGTACGTTAGTGACTCCACTACGACGGCAAGAAAAGGACATGGTGGACTTTTGGCAGTGGCTGTCATTCCAACTATTGCCGTTGTTTCTTGGATGAGAGCCTGCTACATTCGTCTCTACCACGGGTTCCTGTCAATGGGTATTGCTTTGCTTGCCATGACAGACATTGATGTGAGTTCAGACTTCCACTGGCGAAGTGCATGGGACTTCGGTATTCCTTATTTATTTGGCATGCTCTTGCCAGTTGTGATCAACCTTTTGATCATCCCCTCGATTGGTCAAGGTGATATGGTCACTTGTATGGCTGACGCGTTGAGTTGCTGTCGAGACTGTGTGCACAAAATGATGGCCACGGAACCTGGTGTCGGTAAAGAAGCCCAAGATGCTCTCAATGCTCAGTCCATCGCTCTGTCTGACATTCACCGAAACATGTGCAACGAAATCATGTTGACCACTTTCTCCAAGGACAATGTGCGAATCGTCCGAAACCTCATCCAAACCGTCATCGGTCATATTCGAATTGTTGACTTACCCTGTGAGATCTTCAGTGTTAACGTTGCTGCCGCTAAGGAGGACGCAGAAGAGGACTACTTCAACCAGCACCCGCATCACGCTATTCCCGACATGGCTCCCAAGATTTTTGAGCTGTTCCAGGAAGGAGCACGTGATCTCGTTCTTTCTATCATGGAAGCCCTCACTTTGGCGGAAGAGttcatcaagaacatccGACATCCACCGGAGGAGATTTCTCTCAAGTTTCAGAAGGCCATGACAAATCTACAGCACAAGATGAACCACCTTGATGCCCAGTATACCAAGCTTATTGTGGACCAACAAGAGTTGAACATATCTCGACGAGCAGCTATCAACGCTCTGTTTGTTCAGCGACTGTCTCACTGTGGCCATGCTGTGTTCAATCTGCTGCGTCACTTGCATGGCATGTCCCTAGAAACACCTCACTGGCGTCTCTCGTTACCCCGATACCCCTGGAAGCGAGCCCTCACCTGGTCCAATACCCAATCTTTGCATGACCGAGGTGGAAAGACAGCTGGTCATTACTTTCGTGTCAAAGCCGAAGTTGAAGAGATCTTCCATCGAACATTCAACATGAATACTTCTCGTCATATTgtccgagaaggagagaagaACCAGAAGCAGCAAATGTGTGTCAATGCTGTTGATCATTCCGACTTTGATGCTAAGCATGGTGACATTTCGTCTGCTCGTTACAAGCTGTGGAAGATTCTTCATAGACTCCAGCGATTTGAGAGTAAGTTTGCTGTGAAGACTACTATTGCTGtgactcttctctctcttcctgGCTGGCTGGAAGGTCATGACTGGTACCAGCACTACGACGCCTTCTGGGCTCCGATCCTGGTGCTCATTTCGCTGCATCCTCGAGCTGGTGGTAACGCCCATGATCTGATTGTGCGAACTGTGGTTGCTATTATTGGTGCTGTGTTTGGTGCCCTTGCCGCTGGAATCTGGCAGGGTCACAAGGCCAGTCCATATATTATGGGTGTCTTCTGTGCTGTCTTTATGATACCTTGTCTCTACCGTTTCACAGTATCCAATCATCCTCGCTCCGGTCTCATGGGTTGCTTGTCTTTTACAATAGTCGCCTTGGGTATCTACACCGATAAACTGCAGGGACCTAAGCGATGGCGAGATGCAAACCCAGTCACGGGTACCTGGACCCGTGCTCTTGGCATTCTGATCGGTCTGTGGTCCGCCATCCTCATCTCTTGGATCTTATGGCCCTTTGTGGCTCGTACCGAGTCTCGTGTCTTCACTGCCGATATGCTGGGTCATGTTTCGCAGTGTTACCAGATTGTGGCTGATCGATACCTATACCATGATCTCGACGATGATCCTACAACGCTGGCCATTGAGCTCTCTCAGATTCGAGAGGCACGTATGAGACAGGGTTTTCAGGCTTATCGTGAGCTCATTCTGTCGACCCGCCATGAGCCTTCTCTCAGAGGTGATTTCCCTATCCAGACGTACCTGGCGCTGTTTCAATCTTGTGAGCATGTGTTCAACCGTATTGTCGAGGCGCGTATCTCATCGGTATACTTCCGAATCTATGAGTTCGACGAAACCAAGGAGACGACTGCTCACCTGCTTTCTTATCGACGAGACGCTATTGCTGCTACCATCATGGTCCTGTTCATCATTGCAGACTGCTATAGAGCTCGTAGACCAGTTCCTCGGTACCTCCCGTCCTCCAAAATGGCTCGTAAGCGACTGTTTCAGACCATTGCTTCTCTGGAGACCATTATGTTGGATGAGTCTGACAATGAGACACATGTTCAGGACCATGAGAAGGACGCCCAGAAGATGGCTTCGATTCTGGCAGGATCTCGAAAGGTTGGCGAGCAGCCTGTTTTCCAAAACCCCTTTGGAAAAACAGACGAATctggagagaaggagaagactgAGGATGACGTCTCATCTCCATTGGCTGGTCCCCTTCATGGCGACTCGGTCACTGAACGAAAGAGAAAATTCTGGACTATTATTCACGAGTCTGCTTTTGCGACTGCTTTTACAGACATTTCGGAagagctcgagaagatcgTCGGCTTTTCCAAATCTGCTTTGGGCGAGGAGACCTAA